A region of Streptomyces halobius DNA encodes the following proteins:
- a CDS encoding tetratricopeptide repeat protein, whose translation MLLVDLRQEAGDLAAAEDLALAVPPEARQLPLQRLVDLREDAGDRQGAERIALATLDTPPSVLPSLLVQRREGAGDYEGAERLAHQAARVGDPTALAMLIDVRQRSGDHDAAERCAREAPHSIRVAVTMMLAQKYGEGGEADRAERLLQTCGNADPNLILLAATWRWEAGDLAGAERVLLEAIERRNAVAIRLLAELREQSGQTEAARRLYREAADAGSATVWLSGLSKEQIRWPGSLAYPKTWL comes from the coding sequence ATGCTGCTGGTTGACTTGCGGCAAGAGGCAGGAGACCTTGCCGCGGCGGAAGATCTGGCCTTGGCGGTGCCTCCCGAGGCCCGCCAACTTCCCTTACAACGTTTGGTCGATCTCCGTGAAGATGCGGGGGACCGCCAGGGCGCTGAGAGAATCGCCCTTGCCACGCTCGACACTCCCCCGTCAGTCCTGCCCTCGTTGCTCGTCCAACGCCGAGAAGGAGCAGGAGATTACGAGGGTGCCGAACGCCTGGCTCATCAGGCAGCGCGCGTCGGAGACCCCACTGCCCTCGCAATGCTGATCGATGTCCGGCAGAGGTCAGGTGATCACGACGCAGCGGAGCGGTGTGCCCGAGAAGCGCCCCATTCCATTCGAGTAGCCGTGACCATGATGCTGGCGCAAAAGTATGGCGAAGGCGGAGAAGCCGATCGGGCAGAGCGTCTGCTTCAGACCTGCGGGAATGCTGATCCCAATCTGATCCTGCTGGCTGCGACTTGGCGGTGGGAGGCAGGCGACCTGGCAGGTGCTGAGCGCGTTCTGCTGGAGGCAATCGAGCGTCGTAATGCGGTAGCGATCCGCCTGCTGGCTGAACTACGAGAGCAGTCTGGGCAGACGGAGGCGGCTCGGCGCCTGTATCGGGAGGCGGCAGACGCCGGTAGCGCCACCGTCTGGCTTTCAGGTCTATCCAAGGAACAAATCCGTTGGCCTGGAAGCTTGGCTTATCCGAAGACGTGGCTATAG
- a CDS encoding acyl carrier protein, translating to MSSIEDRVKKITSERLGADISECTNSASFIVDLGANPEENEDLDELYLELAEEFEVEFPEDAAEKITTVGAAIDYLKQQGAR from the coding sequence GTGTCCAGCATCGAGGACCGAGTAAAGAAGATCACATCCGAGCGTCTGGGTGCCGACATCAGCGAGTGCACGAACAGCGCCTCGTTCATCGTCGACCTTGGAGCGAACCCGGAGGAGAACGAAGACCTCGACGAGCTCTACCTGGAGCTGGCGGAGGAGTTCGAGGTCGAGTTCCCCGAAGACGCCGCCGAGAAGATCACGACGGTCGGTGCGGCGATCGACTACCTGAAGCAGCAGGGTGCTCGGTGA
- a CDS encoding ATP-binding protein, with the protein MHRAHDAVLADAVAHAFEGQSALVLVSGASSTGKTRACWEAVQPLAAENWLLWHPFDPTHAEAALSDLERVGPRTVVWLNEAQRYFGDERFGERIAAALHTLLTDPMRAPVLVLGTLWPEYTARYTAMPDPGSLDTFARTRELLAGRIVTVPDRFDAAALDEARRLADGATPSWQVPWRESQTDR; encoded by the coding sequence GTGCACCGCGCCCACGATGCCGTTCTGGCCGACGCTGTTGCGCATGCCTTCGAAGGGCAGAGCGCATTGGTCCTCGTCTCCGGTGCGTCATCGACCGGGAAGACCCGCGCATGTTGGGAGGCTGTGCAGCCTCTGGCCGCCGAGAACTGGCTTCTATGGCATCCGTTCGATCCGACCCATGCGGAGGCTGCACTCAGTGACCTGGAGCGGGTTGGTCCGCGTACCGTGGTGTGGCTGAACGAGGCTCAGCGCTACTTCGGGGACGAACGTTTTGGGGAGCGCATCGCTGCCGCCCTGCACACATTGTTGACGGATCCGATGCGTGCGCCAGTCCTCGTGTTGGGAACGCTCTGGCCGGAGTACACCGCGCGCTACACCGCCATGCCGGACCCGGGCTCGCTGGATACGTTCGCGCGGACCCGTGAACTCTTGGCCGGTCGTATCGTGACGGTCCCGGATCGATTTGATGCGGCCGCGCTGGATGAAGCTCGACGGCTCGCGGACGGGGCGACACCTTCCTGGCAAGTGCCCTGGCGCGAGTCACAGACGGACAGGTGA
- a CDS encoding IS3 family transposase (programmed frameshift), which translates to MARPSSYPPELRKRAVRMVAEIRGDYPTETAAMNAVMQKLGIGSRETLRKWVKQDEIDSGRQPGTTTEEAAQIKALKKEIAELKRANEILKAASNFLRGRARPATHTLVAFVDEHRDRFGGVEPICTVLSAHGVSIAPSTYYAAKKRQEKPSARAVRDEVTKELITEAYEANYRVYGARKVWRQLHRQGHAVARCTVERLMRELGIAGAVRGKKVITTIPEPTAARAPDLLDRDFVAKAPNRTWVADFTHVAAWSGTVYVAFVVDTFSRRIVGWAAATTKHTQLVLDALEMALWQRDRDGHRPGAGELIHHSDAGSQYTSFTLAEHLDAAGIAASIGSVGDAYDNALMESTIGLFKTEVIKPRRPWKTLSQVELATAEWVDWYNHSRLHGELGHIPPAEYEASHYQATTKPQVTTTI; encoded by the exons ATGGCACGTCCCTCCTCCTACCCGCCCGAGCTCCGCAAGCGTGCGGTGCGCATGGTCGCGGAGATCCGCGGTGACTACCCGACCGAGACCGCCGCGATGAACGCGGTGATGCAGAAGCTGGGCATCGGCTCACGCGAGACGCTGCGCAAATGGGTCAAGCAGGACGAGATCGACTCGGGCAGGCAGCCAGGGACGACCACCGAGGAGGCCGCACAGATCAAGGCCCTGAAGAAGGAGATCGCCGAGCTGAAGCGGGCGAACGAGATCCTCAAGGCCGCGTCGA ACTTTCTTCGCGGCCGAGCTCGACCGGCCACACACACGCTCGTAGCGTTCGTCGACGAGCACCGGGACCGCTTCGGCGGCGTCGAGCCGATCTGCACCGTGCTGTCCGCGCACGGTGTCAGCATCGCCCCCTCCACCTACTACGCGGCGAAGAAGCGTCAGGAGAAGCCCTCCGCCCGCGCGGTGCGCGACGAGGTGACAAAGGAGCTGATCACCGAGGCCTACGAGGCCAACTACCGTGTCTATGGTGCCCGGAAGGTCTGGCGGCAACTGCACCGCCAGGGCCACGCGGTGGCCCGCTGCACCGTCGAGCGGCTGATGCGCGAGCTGGGCATCGCCGGCGCCGTCCGCGGCAAGAAGGTCATCACCACCATCCCGGAGCCGACGGCCGCGCGGGCGCCGGACCTGCTCGACCGCGACTTCGTCGCGAAGGCCCCGAACCGCACCTGGGTCGCGGACTTCACCCACGTGGCCGCCTGGAGTGGCACCGTCTACGTCGCCTTCGTCGTGGACACCTTCTCCCGCCGCATCGTCGGCTGGGCCGCAGCCACCACCAAACACACCCAACTCGTCCTGGACGCACTGGAGATGGCACTGTGGCAGCGCGACCGCGACGGCCACCGACCCGGCGCAGGAGAGCTGATACACCACTCCGACGCGGGCTCGCAGTACACATCGTTCACGCTCGCCGAGCACCTGGACGCGGCCGGCATCGCAGCCTCGATCGGCTCAGTCGGGGACGCGTATGACAACGCGCTCATGGAGTCCACGATCGGCCTGTTCAAGACCGAGGTGATCAAGCCCCGGCGGCCGTGGAAGACGCTGTCGCAGGTCGAGCTGGCCACCGCCGAGTGGGTCGACTGGTACAACCACAGCCGCCTCCACGGTGAGCTCGGCCACATCCCGCCCGCCGAATACGAAGCCAGCCACTACCAAGCAACCACGAAACCCCAGGTCACAACCACCATCTGA